From Rhizobium favelukesii, the proteins below share one genomic window:
- a CDS encoding FtsK/SpoIIIE family DNA translocase: MARSTSPAMDGRPDRFSLSGFMFRQAQTLFGFAIFLLLALAVAALATWNVADPSYSYATGNEPSNILGYSGAAFADIAMQFFGLASVVALLPVVAWALALISGRRFSRIPARAAAWGLGSVLSSAVIGCFPPPLTWPIPNGIGGVIGDMILRFPALFVGAYPTGAFATAVGCVFAVPTVWMMLFAAGIVGRSEDEEDEAEAEYANTRSKLRSVGDEDEDDDDGGWLAFGALTHAWYMSQARMRRLLGMGPRKRRQSDFESPYDFNDDEFGKLNEPVRAKAPVARGERMEPSMDTRAASQRRVVSAPSISLNDDEDDDDLPFDDMPPRPADILPDDDDWMMRAPAKPTGRAEPRVVQPAARPKPGARVEHEQQGSFIRPEGFQLPSMHLLAEPKNVVRDSTLSADALEQNARMLEGVLEDFGVKGEIIHVRPGPVVTLYELEPAPGIKSSRVIGLADDIARSMSAIAARVAVVPGRNAIGIELPNSTRETVYLRELIASRDFEGSKAKLAMALGKTIGGEAVIADLAKMPHLLVAGTTGSGKSVAINTMILSLLYRMTPEQCRLIMIDPKMLELSVYDGIPHLLSPVVTDPKKAVVALKWTVREMEERYKKMSKIGVRNIDGFNSRVEQALAKGDVISRTVQTGFDRHTGEAMYETEEFDLQPMPYIVVIIDEMADLMMVAGKDIEGAVQRLAQMARAAGIHVIMATQRPSVDVITGTIKANFPTRISFQVTSKIDSRTILGEQGAEQLLGMGDMLYMAGGGRIQRVHGPFVADMEVEEIVSYLKTQGAPQYLDAITADEDEDGDYSGGPAGTSNLSDSDDPYDQAVAIVLRDGKASTSYIQRRLGIGYNRAASLIERMEQEGIIGPANHAGKREILVPTEGDILDR, from the coding sequence ATGGCAAGAAGCACATCGCCAGCAATGGATGGCCGGCCGGACCGTTTTTCCCTTTCGGGTTTCATGTTCCGGCAGGCGCAGACGCTTTTTGGCTTCGCGATCTTCCTGCTGCTCGCATTGGCAGTCGCAGCGCTCGCGACCTGGAACGTCGCGGACCCGAGCTATTCCTATGCGACCGGGAACGAACCGAGCAACATTCTGGGCTACAGCGGCGCCGCTTTCGCCGACATCGCCATGCAATTCTTCGGCCTTGCCAGTGTCGTCGCGCTTTTGCCGGTCGTGGCTTGGGCGCTCGCATTGATCTCAGGCCGCCGTTTCAGCCGTATTCCGGCGCGAGCCGCCGCCTGGGGCCTCGGTTCCGTGCTCTCCTCGGCCGTCATCGGTTGCTTCCCGCCGCCGCTCACCTGGCCAATCCCGAATGGCATCGGCGGCGTCATCGGCGATATGATCCTGCGGTTTCCTGCGCTGTTTGTTGGCGCCTATCCGACGGGTGCCTTCGCGACGGCGGTCGGCTGCGTGTTTGCTGTCCCGACAGTGTGGATGATGCTGTTTGCCGCCGGTATCGTCGGTCGCAGCGAGGATGAAGAGGACGAGGCAGAGGCGGAATACGCAAACACTCGCTCGAAGCTGCGTTCGGTGGGCGATGAAGACGAGGATGACGATGACGGTGGCTGGCTTGCCTTCGGTGCGCTGACGCACGCCTGGTACATGAGCCAGGCTCGGATGCGACGCCTGCTCGGCATGGGCCCCCGCAAGCGTCGGCAGAGCGATTTCGAGTCGCCTTACGATTTCAATGATGACGAGTTTGGCAAGCTGAACGAGCCGGTCCGCGCAAAGGCGCCGGTCGCGCGCGGAGAGCGCATGGAACCATCAATGGACACGCGCGCCGCCTCGCAGCGCCGTGTTGTTTCTGCGCCATCCATTTCGCTTAATGATGACGAGGATGACGACGATCTGCCGTTCGACGATATGCCGCCGCGTCCGGCCGATATCCTGCCCGATGACGACGACTGGATGATGCGTGCCCCAGCCAAGCCGACCGGGCGCGCGGAGCCGCGCGTCGTGCAGCCTGCGGCGCGGCCCAAACCCGGTGCCCGCGTCGAACACGAACAGCAGGGATCGTTCATTCGTCCCGAAGGCTTCCAGCTTCCGTCGATGCACCTGCTCGCCGAACCGAAGAATGTCGTGCGTGATTCGACGCTGTCTGCTGATGCCCTGGAACAGAATGCGCGCATGCTCGAAGGCGTGCTCGAGGATTTCGGCGTCAAGGGCGAGATTATCCATGTTCGCCCAGGTCCCGTCGTGACGCTTTACGAACTGGAACCTGCGCCGGGCATCAAATCGTCCCGCGTCATCGGCCTTGCCGACGATATCGCCCGTTCGATGAGCGCGATCGCTGCCCGCGTCGCAGTCGTGCCAGGCCGCAACGCGATCGGTATCGAACTCCCGAACTCGACGCGCGAGACCGTCTATCTGCGCGAGCTCATTGCCTCCCGCGACTTCGAAGGCTCGAAGGCGAAACTCGCCATGGCGCTCGGCAAGACCATCGGCGGCGAGGCTGTCATCGCCGACCTTGCGAAGATGCCGCACCTGCTGGTCGCCGGTACCACCGGTTCCGGCAAATCGGTCGCCATCAACACGATGATCCTGTCCCTGCTCTATCGTATGACGCCCGAGCAGTGCCGCCTGATCATGATCGATCCGAAGATGCTCGAATTGTCGGTCTATGACGGCATTCCGCACCTTCTCTCGCCCGTCGTGACGGATCCCAAGAAGGCTGTCGTTGCGCTCAAGTGGACCGTCCGCGAGATGGAAGAGCGCTACAAGAAGATGTCCAAGATCGGCGTCCGCAACATCGACGGCTTCAACAGCCGCGTCGAACAGGCGCTCGCCAAGGGTGACGTGATCTCGCGAACCGTCCAGACAGGCTTCGACCGCCATACGGGCGAGGCAATGTACGAGACGGAGGAATTCGACCTGCAGCCGATGCCTTATATCGTCGTCATCATTGACGAGATGGCTGACCTGATGATGGTCGCGGGCAAGGACATTGAAGGCGCGGTGCAGCGCCTGGCGCAGATGGCGCGCGCTGCCGGCATCCATGTTATCATGGCGACGCAGCGTCCGTCCGTCGACGTCATCACGGGTACGATCAAGGCGAACTTCCCGACGCGCATCTCCTTCCAGGTGACGTCAAAGATCGACAGCCGCACCATCCTCGGTGAACAGGGCGCAGAGCAGCTGCTCGGCATGGGCGATATGCTTTACATGGCCGGGGGCGGACGCATTCAGCGTGTCCACGGCCCGTTCGTTGCCGACATGGAAGTGGAAGAGATCGTCTCTTATCTGAAGACGCAAGGCGCGCCGCAGTACCTTGACGCCATCACGGCCGATGAGGACGAGGATGGCGATTACAGTGGTGGTCCAGCCGGGACGTCCAATCTCTCCGATTCCGACGATCCGTATGATCAGGCCGTCGCCATCGTTCTGCGTGACGGAAAGGCGTCAACGTCGTATATTCAGCGCAGACTTGGCATTGGGTATAACCGCGCCGCATCACTGATCGAGCGGATGGAGCAGGAAGGCATCATCGGCCCCGCCAACCATGCTGGTAAACGCGAGATCCTGGTTCCGACCGAAGGCGATATTCTTGACCGCTGA